In the genome of bacterium, the window GGGGCGGAACGTCGTCTTCGACTTCGCGGGCGTGGCGGTCGTCACGCCGTCTTTCGCCGATGAAGTGTTCGGCGACCTTGTCGAAGAACTCGGCTGGGTCGTCGTCAAAGAGCGGGTCCGAGTCGTCGGCGCTTCGAAGCAGGTGAAGCATCTTCTCGCTGTCGTCATGTCCAATCGCGTTCAGCGCGCGGGGCCGTCGCCCGCGGTCT includes:
- a CDS encoding DUF4325 domain-containing protein, which encodes MAVVTPSFADEVFGDLVEELGWVVVKERVRVVGASKQVKHLLAVVMSNRVQRAGPSPAV